The window AATATTTATGCTTTCCTTCCGCTAATCCGTTTACATATTTCCCGGTAAAAGCAATTTTTCCGTTATCATAAATAAACTCCCAATCACCATCCTTTTCACCATCTATAAATTTACCCTTTTCGGTGTGATCTCCCACATGATAAAACCAATCTCCGGTCCTTTTACCATCTATGAACTCTCCTTGCGTTAAAATGGCTCCTAATGAGTCGTATTCAATACTAACTCCGTCCTCCTTACCATACCTGTAGTTTTCTTCCCGGTGAAGTTTACCGTTGGCATAAAACCAATTCCACATTCCATGTGGTTTACCTTTTACGTATTTACCTTTTTGTTCAATTTTACCATTGCGGTGGTAAAACTTCCATTCATCGGTTTTCATTCCATTTTCATACTTGCCTTCTGCACGTACTTTACCGTCTTTATAGAAATATTTCCAGGGACCAACATAGGACCCGTCGCCATCAACAATTCCTTCTGCTACCAGCGTATCGTTTTCATACATGTACGAATTGATAATCTGTCCCAGTGTATCATATTCACGGAAAACACCATTTTTTAATCCATTGGTATAACCGCCTACGAGACGAATTTTACCTGTGGGATAATATTCAGTTCTGAAATCAATAAAAACAGTCTCTTCAGCATACTCCTGTTTTTGTCCCTCTTCGTACTTCTCAATGACTTTTAAATTCCCTTTTTTATCGTATTCCTTAAAATAACCAACCTGAATACCTCCGCTAAATTCAGCTTCAGTTTTTACGGTTCCGTCGGGATAAAACTCAACCCATTTACCGGTTTTATTTCCATTTTCATCCTTACGATTTATTTTATTTTGAAGTCTTAATCTGCCATCCTGATAATCCTCAATAGCAATAACCACACCCGTAGAATCAAACTCTCTTGCTGCACCTGTAATTACATTATCTGCATAATTTTCGGTGCGCTTTACTTTACCATTCGGGTGATAAACAATTACAGGTCCCTGCTTAATATTGTTCGCATAATTTTCCTCACTTAACAAATTCCCGTTTACATCGTAATTCCGTGTAAGTCCATTTTTCTTTCCTTCTGCGTAATTAATTTCCGTTTGAATAACTCCCTTATCAGAATAAAATTTCCAGGTACTGTCTAACTGATAATTTTTCCGGTTTCCTTCTGTTTTTAATTTTCCTGTTTCATAATAAGTTTTCCAATATCCCTCCGGTTTACCTTCCTTCATGGTACCTTCGCTCGACTTATTTCCATTGGGATAATAAAAAACATTGTATCCATTCGGGTTAACCTGAGCATGCACCAAATCCATTGCAAGAATAAGAAGGAATACAATACACCCTATTATCTTTTTACCCACTCTCATTTTATATATATCTTTTATTTTAATGTTATTCTCTTTTATTACGGTGTTAACACTGTTAATAGTATCTGCGCTAATTTCTTTATTTCGTCACTTATCAATAATTATTCATAGGTTATTAGAACCCAAAAATTTGAATCTTAGCAATATACGTGATTTTTAACACATGGTGTAAAAACTTGGTTTCGGATAAATACTTACTTTTGAATTTACAAAAATGTTGATTCTGATGTTTAGTTGATACTTAAATAATCTCTCAACTTATTGTAAGGAGAATGAATTTAATGTTATACAGGATTGAATCGGGAATTGACAAAACTTATTTTAATAAGATATTAACGGGAAATTCATGTAATTAACAGCATCTATAAGGATAACTAATCAGGTAGTTTATTAACAAAACAGCATACAAATGAAAACAATTGCTATAGGCTGCGATCATGCCGGATTTCAATTAAAAACGAAATTAATTGACCATTTACGGGCGAATGGTTATTCCGTGGAAGACAAAGGAACCTATTCCGAAGAAAGCACAGATTATCCGGATTATGCCCACGCAGTTTCTAAAGCGGTTGAAAATAATGAAGTTGATCTCGGAATTTTACTCTGTGGTAGCGGAAACGGAATCAGCATGGCTGCTAACAAACACCAGGGAATTCGCGCTGCATTATGCTGGATGCCGGAAATTGCAAGTCTTGCCCGTTTACATAATAATGCCAATGTGCTTTCGATCCCCGCAAGGTATGTTAGTGACGAACAAGCGATTGAGATTTTGGATACATTTTTGAATACTTCATTTGAGGGCGGTCGACATGAACGCCGCGTTAACAAGATTGCTTGCAGTTAAGTATGAAAAGCTTATTCACATTTTGTTCATTTCTTTTGTTGATTCATTGTGTAAAAGCACAACAAAAGATTGATAGTACGGCACTTAAATATTCGGCCTTCATTAACAAAGAAGACTTGTCGAAACACCTCCATGTTTTAGCTTCGGATGAATATGAGGGTAGAGAAACAGGTAAAGCGGGACAAAAAAAGGCAGCCGCTTATATTGCTGCTCAATTTAAGGCATTGGGGATTCCGGCTGTAATTGGACAATCCTATTTTCAGTCGTACAACGTAGTGGAGCAAGCCCCAAACGGAGAAATTTCCATTCGCGGAAAATCCTATGAATTTATTCGCGACTTCTATTATTTCCCCGGCTTTAGTGATACGGTGATTAAAAGCAATAAAATTCTGCTCTTAGGTTATGGTATCGATGATCCTATTTATTCAGATTATACAGGGGCAGAAGTAAAAGGAAAAATTCTGCTTTTAATGGATGGTGAGCCAATGGATAAAAAAGGAAAATCCCTGATCACCAAATCCAAAAAATTATCCGTGTGGAGTTCCGATCAAAAGAAAAAAATTCAACTGGCAAAATCGAAAGGTGCAGCAGCAGTGATTGTATTAAAGAATAATTATTCTCTAAATCTCGATTATTACCGACACTATATAGAAAAGCCATCCATGATGCTGGAGATGGATACGGTAGATTCCGATTATAAAGCACAGAAGCGTCGATTACACACGTTTTATTTTAATGAAGATTTAGCTCCTGTTTTTTTAGGCGATAAATCGCTCGCTGCTATTCGTACGCAAATTGCCAAAACTAAAAAGACAGTGCGAATGGAGTTGAATTGCGAGATTGAAATAAAAATTGATCGCGACAATGAAGTGCTGAGCGCAGAAAATGTGCTGGCTTATATTGAAGGTACCGATAAGAAAGATGAGTTGGTTATTATTACTGCACATTACGATCATATCGGCATGGAAGGAGATAAGGTCTTTAACGGAGCAGATGATGATGGTTCCGGAACCGTTGCACTGCTGGAATTGGCAGAAGCTTTTCAAGCGGCAGCAAAGGCAGGAAAGCGACCAAGAAGATCTATTCTGATTATGATGGTGTCGGGTGAGGAAAAAGGATTGCTGGGCTCTTATTATTATTCTGAATATCCCGTTTTCCCATTGGCAAAAACAGTGGTGGATTTAAATATAGATATGATAGGCCGTTTGGATAAGGATCATGAAAACAATCCCAACTATATTTATTTAATCGGATCAAATATTTTGAGCGACGACCTTCACGCGGTGAGTGAAAAGGCCAATGAATTGTATACCGGATTGCAACTGGATTACAAATACAATGACCTGAAAGATCCCAATCGTTTTTACTATCGTTCCGACCACTACAATTTTGCCAAAAAGAATATTCCGGTGATTTTCTACTTTAACGGCGTGCATGAAGACTACCATCAGGCCACGGATGATGTGGAGAAAATAGATTTCCTTAAAATGGAGAAAATTACGCGTCTGGTTTTCTTTACTGCCTGGGAAATTGCGAATCGGGAAGAGCGGATTCAGTTAAAAACGCCCTAAAAAAATTTTAAAAACGGCTTCGCCTTAAGATTTCATCAAAATTTTAAGAATTCTTGGAAAGCTAATCTTTATTCAGCCAAGAGCTTTTCTACAAAGTTTCTGTTCAATTCCGAATAACGGGTAAAATAATCGCCTGTGCCCGGCCCGTAAAACCCGGTGTGTATTTTGCGCACTTTCCCGTTTTTATCGATGAAAATAGAGGTTGGAAAGGACATCACATGATTCAACATTGGGAGTGTTTTTGCAGCTTTTTCTTTACTGGCAGATCCCGCAATAAGAAATTGCCAATTGGCACCCAGGTGATTTTTATGATTGGACACATTTCGAACGGATTCCTCAAAGTTTTCGGAGCGCTCATAACACAGCGAAATAATTTCCAGACCCTGTGCATGGTATTCATTGTAGAGATCTTTTAAAAAGGCGGTTTCGTCCATGCAATTCGGACACCAGGATCCCATTAGTTGAACGATAACCACTTTATTGGTGTAGTTGTCGGAAGGGAAAGAAACCGTTTCGCCTTTAAGATTGGGAAATGCAAAATTTAATCCGCTGTAACCCGGTTTGATGTAGGTTAAAGAGTCAGGATTTGCCAATTCAAATGCTGCATTTCTATTCGCGGTCCAGGGTTCCTGCCAGTGTTTTCCGGAGAAGAATTTTCCGCTTAATTGTTGTTCTGCATTTAAACGCGCATCAAATAAAAAAGCATGGCTGCCATCGAAACAGGAGAGCAACATTCGGTTGCCAAATACATTTCCTTCGAGGAATCGGTAATCACCGGTTTCGGTGAGAAAAGTACCGCTGATGCGATTGTTTTTCTGCTCAAACAATCCAACAGCATCGTATTGATCGTCGGTACCCGGACTAAAAATTACTTTCCATTTTCCATTAAAATCAGCAGGATCTTCGGATAGTGATTCAGGCAAAACAAATCGCTCTTCACTACCGAATTTGGCTGAAACATCAATATGATAATTGCAACAACGCGTGTAATTGTACCAGGCACCTACCAGTGTTCCCTGATCCATGCGTTTTAAACGAAATTCACTATCGAAAATGGGTAACCGGAAAAAAATCGAATCGCCGTTTAGGCTTAATTCCAGACTTTTTATTTTTTCTGTTCCGTTTACAACCTCAGCATAATATTTATTGTTTTCTTCCAGGAGATTAAAACGAAACGGAAGAAAGTCGGTTGCACTTAATTGCATATTCATTTTCCATTCGCCAACCGAAAGAAATTTATCCTTACCGGATACCCCGTGTTTTTCTTCCTGAACCGAAGCAACACCACAAGCCATTAACATGGCCGAAAAAACAAACAGGTAGAGAGATGTAGTACGCATGATGAATAGGCTTCAATATTACCCAGAATTCCTTGACCTTGGGCGTTTCTTTCACTATTTTGCTTACCCAATGCAACCTTTAAATTGGATTTTCAGTCTTTAATTTCGAACGATCCATGAATGATGAACAGCTGATCCGTGAATGTCTCGAAGGCAGGCCGGGAGCCCAAAAAGCTCTTTACGACCGGTTTTCGCGTAAAATGATGGGTGTTTGCTTAAGATACTCAGCAAGTTACGAAGAGGCGCAGGACATCCTTCAGGATGGTTTCGTTAAGGTTTTTGAGAAATTAAAGTCCTTTAACGGTATGGGTTCTTTTGAAGGTTGGGTAAGGCGGATTTTTGTTAATACGGCTTTGGATGCGTATCGGAAGTCGAAACAGGAACGCCAAATGCAGGATATAGATGATGTAGGTTATGCACTTTCATCGGGGCACGACATTGTATCTGATATTTCAGCTGAAGATTTACTTAAAATTCTTCAGAAGATTCCCGCAGGATACCGGATGGTTTTCAATTTATATGTGATTGAAGGATACAGTCACAAAGAAATCGGAGATCAGCTGGGAATTACCGAAAGCACTTCAAAGAGTCAATTTTCGAGAGCTAGAAGTTATCTGATGACTATTCTCGAAAAACAAAACATGATATAAGAACGTGGAAAAGAATACGAACATAGAAGATCTCTTCAGAGATAAATTAAACAGCCTAGAAGCCGATCCGGGTCCTGGTGTTTGGGAGTCGCTGCAGTCGCAAATCGGGCAGTCCTCTACGGTTTCTTCCGTAGCAGGCAGCACGAGTGTTTGGTCAACAAAAGGAATACTTTTGGTTTCCGGAATATCGGTACTTGGTGGCTTAGGACTGGGATATTTCATTTCATCCAATAACAGCGAAGCGGCGAAAGAAAACAATCCTAAAACGGAAACAGTTGCCATTGAAAATACCAATCCGGTAACAGAGAGTAACGAATCGCCGATTACGTTTACCGAAACGGATCATACATCTTCCATCATTTTAGAAACAAAACCCCAAAAACCGGGAGAAAGTCCGCAAAAGGTGAAAATCACGGTTAAAAACGATAATAAAGGGGAATCCATTGCTAATTTTTTCATGACGCCAAGCGCCAAGAAAGAACAGCTGATGCAAAACCCTGCCGTAGTTACAAACGACAAATCTTCCGAAAACAACAAAAGCACTTCTGCTAACCCTATTGCAACCGACACGAAAAAGGAGAATTCAGTTGTACAGGTAAAAGAAGAAAAGCTGGTAGAAAACCACGTGGTTGCTTTGATTAAGGCAAGTACTACGGGTGGACCTGCCCCATTATATGTTGAATTCAGCAATGAATCGTCCGCAGAAAATCTCGAATGGAATTTTGGTGATGGAGAAATCTCTAAAGAAGCTAATCCGCTGCACAAATTCGAAGAGCCCGGTTCATATACCGTATCGGTGGTGGTAAAAGATCAAAAAGGAAACCGGTCAACCGATCAAATTACCATTGTAGTACGCGAAGGATCATCCATTAAAAATCCAAATGTTTTTTCACCGAATGGTGATGGAAGAAATGATTATTTCGAGTTTGAAACCAAAAATATTACAGCGCTAACCGTTCAGGTGATTGAAATAAAATCCGGACGTGTATTGTTTGAAACAGATGATGTAAACTTTAAATGGGATGGTCGCGATAAAAGCGGCACGAAGGTGGATCCGGGGGTTTACATGTACCAGTTCCGGGCCATTGATAAATCCGGTAAAGAATACAAAGGCGCGAGTCAGCTGACCATTAACTATTAATCTACTTGCTATAAAGAAGCCCCGGAGTAATCTTCGGGGTTTTTTGTTTTCATTCTAAATACATTTCCCATTACATTTGGGATAAATTCTATTGTTATGCTTCCTAAAAAAGTTGAATCAGCGCTGAATCAGCAAATCGAAATAGAGGCACAGTCCTCTCAGTTTTACCTGGCCATGGCATCCTGGGCCGAGTGCAATGGATTTCCGGGCGTAGCCGAGTTTTTGTATATGCATTCGGACGAAGAGCGTATGCACATGCTTAAGCTGGTGAAATATGTAAATGAACGTGGTGGACACGCCGTTGTTCCTGCCTTGAGTCAGCCCCCAAAAACATTTAAAGATATCAGCACCATTTTCGAAAAACTGTTATCGCACGAAATCATGGTTTCTTCAGAGATCAACAAAGTGGTGGATGTTTGCTTAAAGGAAAAAGACTACTCCACACACAACTTTATGCAGTGGTATGTTTCTGAACAAATCGAAGAAGAATCGCTGGCCAGAACCATTATGGATAAAATTAAAATGATTGGTTCAGATAAAGGCGGATTATATCTTTTCGACCGCGATATTTTAACCATACGCGCTCAAACTACAGCGAACGCTAAAGGAAATGCCTAAATTTTCCGGTTTTATTTTTTTACTGATTTTTCTACTGTGTTATTCTTTTTCCGAAGCCAACACAGTAGACTCATTGGTGTTAAAACGACATGTTTATCGCCTTACCCACACTAAAAAAGCGAGAAACTATTCCCATCCCGAAGCGCTGGAAGAAGCCTCTTTGTATATCCGCACACAGCTGGATAGCATGGGTCTGAAATGGAGAAAACAGCATTATTACGCCGATTCCGTTTTGTATCACAATGTGGTGGTCACCTATGGTGATACAAGCCTTCCCCGTTTGGTGATTGGCGCGCACTATGATGTATGCATGGATTTACCCGGGGCAGATGATAATGCATCCGGCGTTGCTGGATTGCTGGAGTTGGCGCGATTGTTAAACCATGAAAATCCGGGGTTAAAAAACTGTATAGAAATGGTTTTTTATACACTGGAAGAACCCCCGTATTTCCGAACGGAAAAAATGGGAAGCTATATTCATGCGGCAGATCTTGCTCAGCGAAAAGTGGAGGTTTCCGGAATGATAAGTTTGGAAATGATTGGCTTTTATTCCGAAAAAAAAGGTTCCCAAAATTATCCCGTTTCTCTGATGAAATTATTCTATCCCTCTAAAGGAAATTTTATTGCGGTGGTGGGTAAAAAGGGAATGAAACGGATGGCAAAAAAATTTAAAAAAGGAATCCGGAAGAATGCAGAAATAGGTTCAGAAATGCTGATTGCCCCAGCCAAATTACAAGGGGTTGATTTTTCGGATCATCTTAAT is drawn from Flavobacteriales bacterium and contains these coding sequences:
- the rpiB gene encoding ribose 5-phosphate isomerase B, with the protein product MKTIAIGCDHAGFQLKTKLIDHLRANGYSVEDKGTYSEESTDYPDYAHAVSKAVENNEVDLGILLCGSGNGISMAANKHQGIRAALCWMPEIASLARLHNNANVLSIPARYVSDEQAIEILDTFLNTSFEGGRHERRVNKIACS
- a CDS encoding M28 family peptidase; amino-acid sequence: MKSLFTFCSFLLLIHCVKAQQKIDSTALKYSAFINKEDLSKHLHVLASDEYEGRETGKAGQKKAAAYIAAQFKALGIPAVIGQSYFQSYNVVEQAPNGEISIRGKSYEFIRDFYYFPGFSDTVIKSNKILLLGYGIDDPIYSDYTGAEVKGKILLLMDGEPMDKKGKSLITKSKKLSVWSSDQKKKIQLAKSKGAAAVIVLKNNYSLNLDYYRHYIEKPSMMLEMDTVDSDYKAQKRRLHTFYFNEDLAPVFLGDKSLAAIRTQIAKTKKTVRMELNCEIEIKIDRDNEVLSAENVLAYIEGTDKKDELVIITAHYDHIGMEGDKVFNGADDDGSGTVALLELAEAFQAAAKAGKRPRRSILIMMVSGEEKGLLGSYYYSEYPVFPLAKTVVDLNIDMIGRLDKDHENNPNYIYLIGSNILSDDLHAVSEKANELYTGLQLDYKYNDLKDPNRFYYRSDHYNFAKKNIPVIFYFNGVHEDYHQATDDVEKIDFLKMEKITRLVFFTAWEIANREERIQLKTP
- a CDS encoding TlpA family protein disulfide reductase; its protein translation is MRTTSLYLFVFSAMLMACGVASVQEEKHGVSGKDKFLSVGEWKMNMQLSATDFLPFRFNLLEENNKYYAEVVNGTEKIKSLELSLNGDSIFFRLPIFDSEFRLKRMDQGTLVGAWYNYTRCCNYHIDVSAKFGSEERFVLPESLSEDPADFNGKWKVIFSPGTDDQYDAVGLFEQKNNRISGTFLTETGDYRFLEGNVFGNRMLLSCFDGSHAFLFDARLNAEQQLSGKFFSGKHWQEPWTANRNAAFELANPDSLTYIKPGYSGLNFAFPNLKGETVSFPSDNYTNKVVIVQLMGSWCPNCMDETAFLKDLYNEYHAQGLEIISLCYERSENFEESVRNVSNHKNHLGANWQFLIAGSASKEKAAKTLPMLNHVMSFPTSIFIDKNGKVRKIHTGFYGPGTGDYFTRYSELNRNFVEKLLAE
- a CDS encoding sigma-70 family RNA polymerase sigma factor — encoded protein: MNDEQLIRECLEGRPGAQKALYDRFSRKMMGVCLRYSASYEEAQDILQDGFVKVFEKLKSFNGMGSFEGWVRRIFVNTALDAYRKSKQERQMQDIDDVGYALSSGHDIVSDISAEDLLKILQKIPAGYRMVFNLYVIEGYSHKEIGDQLGITESTSKSQFSRARSYLMTILEKQNMI
- a CDS encoding gliding motility-associated C-terminal domain-containing protein, translated to MEKNTNIEDLFRDKLNSLEADPGPGVWESLQSQIGQSSTVSSVAGSTSVWSTKGILLVSGISVLGGLGLGYFISSNNSEAAKENNPKTETVAIENTNPVTESNESPITFTETDHTSSIILETKPQKPGESPQKVKITVKNDNKGESIANFFMTPSAKKEQLMQNPAVVTNDKSSENNKSTSANPIATDTKKENSVVQVKEEKLVENHVVALIKASTTGGPAPLYVEFSNESSAENLEWNFGDGEISKEANPLHKFEEPGSYTVSVVVKDQKGNRSTDQITIVVREGSSIKNPNVFSPNGDGRNDYFEFETKNITALTVQVIEIKSGRVLFETDDVNFKWDGRDKSGTKVDPGVYMYQFRAIDKSGKEYKGASQLTINY
- a CDS encoding ferritin — encoded protein: MLPKKVESALNQQIEIEAQSSQFYLAMASWAECNGFPGVAEFLYMHSDEERMHMLKLVKYVNERGGHAVVPALSQPPKTFKDISTIFEKLLSHEIMVSSEINKVVDVCLKEKDYSTHNFMQWYVSEQIEEESLARTIMDKIKMIGSDKGGLYLFDRDILTIRAQTTANAKGNA
- a CDS encoding M28 family peptidase, with translation MPKFSGFIFLLIFLLCYSFSEANTVDSLVLKRHVYRLTHTKKARNYSHPEALEEASLYIRTQLDSMGLKWRKQHYYADSVLYHNVVVTYGDTSLPRLVIGAHYDVCMDLPGADDNASGVAGLLELARLLNHENPGLKNCIEMVFYTLEEPPYFRTEKMGSYIHAADLAQRKVEVSGMISLEMIGFYSEKKGSQNYPVSLMKLFYPSKGNFIAVVGKKGMKRMAKKFKKGIRKNAEIGSEMLIAPAKLQGVDFSDHLNYWLFGFKAIMITDSAFLRNKNYHRKTDTYLTLNYGKMSEVVNGIFHTLKKNF